In Rhizorhabdus phycosphaerae, the genomic stretch GACCACGAAGGTCAGGCTGTCCTGATCGTCGCGTACCGCCTGGGTCAGGTTGAGGCTCGACGTGCGGTGCATGATGTCGTTGGTCGTGCCCCAGATATTGGTGATCGGGGCGAGGAAATAGTCGGCACCGCCCAGGCCGACCTCGATCACCAGCGCCTCGTCGGGTTTCAGGTCGAAATGGCCCATGATGTAGATCTGGTTGCGCAGCGCGCCGTCGCTGTCGCGGTCGATCGTGAAGTCGAAGCCATTGGCCGCCTTTGTGGTCGCCTGCGCGTTCCAGCGCATCGTGCTGTCGACGTTGCGGATCAGCATCGCCTGCGCATCGGCCACCTTCTGGTCGAAGCTGCGCTCGGCTGTCTTCGGGGCGCCACCCAGCCGCTCGATCGTCAGCATGTTCGGCCGCTCGCGTGCCCAGTCGGCCACGACGTCGCGGATGTAGAATTCGACGGCCTCGGGCGAAGAGCGGATATGGTTCGCTCGGTCGCCCTTCTCGTCGGCATCGACGAAAATCTCGAAATTGCCCTGCGCGTCGAGGACGAGCGACTTGCCGTCGAGCACGTCGACCGTGCCCATATGCGCGTTCCACAGAGTGAAGTAATTTTCGGTCAGGCGCGGATCGGGGACGCTGCCGCGGATGACGTAGCGCTCGGCGCCGTCGATCGGGATCACGCGGTAGACCGAGTCGGGATTGTCGATGCCCCAGCGGGTGCCGGGCACGTCGAGATCGCCCAGCTTGTGCGGCAGGCGGGTGATGGTGACGACGGCAGGGCGCTGCGGGTCGGTGTTGAGCGACCAGAGAATCGCGCCGAAGGCGACCTCGGGATAGGCCCATTCGAACGCCCTGCGCATGGCGGGCGAGGGCTGGGCCTTGTCGAGCCAATAGGCGCGACGGTCCTCGATGGTCTGCTGCATGCGCGGGTCGGCAAGGACGGCGAGCGCTTCGCGCTCGAAACGGGCCTGTTCTTCGGTGGCAATCGGGTTCACGCTGTGGCTCCTCTCTCTTGGATCTACGCTAAGGCGTAGCGCGAGGTGCGCAACCGCTACGCAGATGGAGCCAGGGACGGATATGCGTTAAAGCGACGCGTAGAGAAGCAACGGAGAAGAGGATGGACGGCCACTATCGCAGCGTCGTCGAGATGGCCTTGCCCGAGCTGCGGGTCGAGCGTCTCGTCCAGGACCGTAGCGGTCCCTTCGAGCGCTGCCATGAGCTCGACGAGCCGTCGATCGTCTACATGACCCGGACGGGCGAGGAGGCGGCGATCGGCTGCTTCGGAGAGCCGAGCTCTCATCGCAGTTTCAGCCGCTTCGGATCGGCGATCGTTGTGCCGGCGCACGTCCCCCTCCATGTCCGGTCGCATGGCTTCAGCGGGCGCGAAATGATCGTGGTGCGCTTCGACGCAGACCGTTTTGCAACGCTGACCGGGCTCAGCGACGGGCTGGAGGATGCGCTGCTCGCTTCCTGCGTGGATGTCAGGGCGGCAGGCATCGCGGCGACGCTCGACCGCCTGAGCATCGAGATGGCGAGGCCCTCGATTGCGCGCGAGACGATCGTGGCGGGGCTTGGCATGGTCTTGCTGGGCGAGCTGGCGCGGCATTTTGACGAGGTTCGGCAGTCGGGCGCTCCGCGCGGCGGGCTGGCCGACTGGCAGCTCCGCCGGATCGAGGCGCGGGTTGAGGATGACGGACGATTGCCGCCCGACTTGGGCGAGCTCGCCGATCTGTGCGGGATCAGTCGCCGGCACCTGATGCGCGCCTGGAAGGCGACGATGGGCGGCACGGTGATGGACCGTGTCGAACAGTTCACCTTCGACCGCGCCCGCCGGATGCTGGAGGAGCGTCAGGACCTGCCGGTGAAGACGATCGCAGGTGCCTGCGGCTTTGCCGGGCAGGCGGCCTTCTCGACCGCCTTCCGCCGCCGCTTCGGCGTCAGCCCTATGACGTGGCGGCAGCGCCACCGTTCGGGCCGTCCGCACTGACGAGCGGATCGACGTCCAGCCGTTCCCCGCGCGTTTCGGGCATCAGCAGCCAGATCAGCGGAATCGCCAGATAGGCGGCGAAGCCGAGAAGCGTCACCGCCGGACCGATCGACCCCATCGCCGCGCTGACTGCCCCCAGCAGCCACGGCGCGATCACCACGCCCCAGCGTCCGATCAGATTGTGGCACCAGCCATTGGCGGCGGCGCGCAAATGGGTCGGGAACAGTTCCGAATTGAGCGTATAGCTTGCCACCCATACGCCGAGCGCGACCTGCACCCCGAGGAAGCCCCCCGCGACTGCCCACCAGCCCTGCGCCGAATAGCAGAACTGGGTGAGCCCCCCGAGCGCCGCCATGAAGAGGGTGATCGTCCAGCGACGGCCGATGCGGT encodes the following:
- a CDS encoding helix-turn-helix domain-containing protein; protein product: MDGHYRSVVEMALPELRVERLVQDRSGPFERCHELDEPSIVYMTRTGEEAAIGCFGEPSSHRSFSRFGSAIVVPAHVPLHVRSHGFSGREMIVVRFDADRFATLTGLSDGLEDALLASCVDVRAAGIAATLDRLSIEMARPSIARETIVAGLGMVLLGELARHFDEVRQSGAPRGGLADWQLRRIEARVEDDGRLPPDLGELADLCGISRRHLMRAWKATMGGTVMDRVEQFTFDRARRMLEERQDLPVKTIAGACGFAGQAAFSTAFRRRFGVSPMTWRQRHRSGRPH